The stretch of DNA GGAGCGAAGATTTGTGTCTCCGCTCCCGTCATTGGCGTGACACAGAGCGCAGTGGCCGGCGAAATGACGTTGAGCTTCTTTCGAAGTTCCGGACTAGGAGCAAAGGGATTTTTTTTCGCTTCCTTGGGAATAAACACCCAACGTATCGTTCGGGCTAGGACGACTTCGGCGCGGGATGGTTTTTCGCGAGCGTTCCAGCCGTGACGAATGGATTCGTACACCCAGCCCGTAAGACAAGGAAAGCGAGGACAAAAAGCCAGCAATGACGTTGGGCAAAGACTCGTTCGGCTACTCTTACATTCAGACAACGTTGAAAGATAAAATGGATCATGAACGGACGGATCAAAGCCGCAAAACGTATCTCCGGTGCTCTGGTAGAGGCCATTCGCACGCTCTAGGGAAGTCATTCCTCAGACGGACGAGATTGGAAACGTATCCTATTGACTATAAGAAATCCTCATGCAGGATACGTGACCATTCTTCTCTTGCCGACCCAAAAAGGTGGATTTTTCCCTCACTCGAACCCTGTCTTCCCACTCGGTGCGCCATGAAAAGGGGATCCCCAGGAGAATCTCTTCCCGCTTGGTCCAGAAGCGCCAACCCCTTACAAACCCAGAAGGTCTACCGCCGGGTTTTCGACAAACTCCTTGACGAGCTTTAAAAAACCAATGGCCTCCCGGCCGTCCACGACTCTATGGTCATAGGTTAAGGCCAAATACATCATGGGTCGGATCTCAACCCGGCCTTCGATAGCCACCGGTCGCTCGATGATCGCGTGCATCCCCAAGATGCCGGACTGAGGAGGGTTGAGAAGCGGCGTAGAAAGCAGGGAGCCAAAAACTCCTCCGTTGGTGACCGTAAATACACCCCCCTCAAGGTCTTCTAGTGACAGCTTGCCCGTTCGAGCTTTCTCGGCGAACCGGTGGATCTCCCGTGCCAATTCGGCGAGTGACAATTGATCCGCATCCCGGATAACGGGAACGACTAGCCCGCGATCCGTCGAAACCGCAACGCCAATATCATAATAGTGATTTTGGACAATCTCTTCTCCCTCGATATAACTGTTGAGCTGGGGTATCGCTTGCAGAGCCCGAACAACGGCACGCACGAAAAAGGGTACCAGTCCCAATTTTACGCCATATCGCTCGAGAAACTGGTCCCGGTAGCGGTTCCGTACAGCCTGGATGGAGCTCATGTCCGCCTCGGCAAACGTCGTTAACTGAGCGGTCTCCGCCTGAGTTCGCACCAGCCGTTCGGCCAGTTTGAGGCGAAGCGGACTCATTTTCCGGCGCGTCACTCTTGGCCGGTGAGCCGGTTTCGGTTCAAACGAAAGCTGGGCCTGGACCTCTGGAGAACTGGGAGGAGAGACCGGAGCCGCCGTGGGCTCCCGGGCAGCAGGGCTTTCTAGTTTTTTCTCTTCCTCCGGCCCCACTTCGGACAGGGGAGGGCTTGGCGGGCCTCCTTCCTCCTCTTCGGGGACCCACTCTTCAATTCTTGCAACTACCTGCCCCGGCTCCACCCGAGAACCTTCAGCGATAAGCGGAATCAAACGGCCGCGTTCTTCCGCATAAACCTCCGTGGTGACTTTGTCGGTCTCCAGTTCGAAAAGAGGCTCACCTACTTCTACCAAGTCACCCCTTTTCTTTAACCATCTCTGCAAAACTCCGTAGGTAACGGATTCACCCACGGATGGAACACGCACGTCACCCGGCATATCATTCGTCCGAAAAACTCAGGGCGCGTCGAACCAGATCCTCTTGCTCGAGCCGGTGGACACCGAGACTGCCGGTGGCCGGACTGGCCGACTCTTCCCTCCCTACATAGAGGATCTCTTGCCCGAGAAGCCGACGCAACCGGCCTTCCATATAGGTCCATGCACCCATATTGCGAGGTTCCTCTTGGCACCAGATAATTCGCTTGGCAGAGTGCCTGCGGAAGACACCAAGAACTTTTTCTTCATGTAGCGGATAGAGCTGCTCGACCCGGACCAGTGCAATTTCATTGCCAATACCATGCTTTTCCCGAAAGGAAGCTAGATCGTAGTATACCTTGCCCGTGCACACAATCACGGTTTTGGCTCCACTGGGCACCCTAGGGTCCGGAAGGATCTCTTGGAAAGAATCCCCTGCCAGCTCTTCGATGGGGGAAGTGCAGCGAGGATCGCGAAGAAGGCTTTTGGGAGTAAGGCAAATCAGGGGCTTTCTTGGCTTTTTTCTAAGGGCTTGTCTTCGCAAAAGATGGTAAAAATTGGCTGGAGTGGTGGGCTGCGCGACAATCAGATTGTCTTCGGCACAGAGTTGCAGGAAGCGCTCGGGCCGAGCACTCGAGTGCTCGGGTCCTTGGCCCTCATAACCGTGAGGAAGCAAAAGAACGATACCGGAGGAGATCCCCCACTTGGACTCCGAGCTTGCAATATATTGATCGACAATCACTTGGGCGCCGTTGACAAAGTCGCCAAACTGCGCCTCCCATAGAACCAGCATCTCAGGGTAATCGAGGGAGTAACCGAAGTCAAAGCCCAGCACCCCGGCTTCGGAAAGGGGGCTATTGTAGACGCAAAAGGTTGCCTGCTCGGGGCTCACATTATTGAGCGGCACGTAAGGTCGCCCTGTTTCGGTGTCGTAAAGGACAGCATGACGCTGGCTAAACGTTCCCCGGCGCGAGTCTTGGCCGGAAAGGCGAACGGGAATCCCCTCGAGAAGAAGACTGCCAAAGGCCAGGGTTTCGGCAAATGCCCAATCCACTGGGATCCGGCCTTCAGCCATTTCCCTCCGGAGGGAGAGCAGATGAAGAATCTTGGGGTTAAACTTCCACCCAGCAGGGACTTCCGTAACGGCAAAGCCGATGCGTTGAAGGGTTTCCAGCGGGACACGGGTGTCGACGGGTTCCAAAAGCTCCGGACATCGCAATGGGGGACGAAGTTCTGCTCGAGGTTGCTTCCGCTTTGCTTCCGCGAGTTCCTTGCCCAACTTCTCTTGAAAGCGTTTTCGAAACTGGGCCACTTCCTCCGGTGCAACCACCCCGTCCTGAAGGAGTTTTTCCTCGAAAAGGCGCGCAACCGGTGGATGTTCTGCCATGACTGCGTAGAGCGTCGGCTGGGTATAGGTGGGCTCATCTCCCTCGCTGTGCCCATGCCGACGGTAGCAGAAAAGGTCGATCACAACGTCCCTACTAAAAGTCTGTCGGTACAAAAGAGCCAGCCGCGTCACATAGACAGCAGCTACTGGATCATCCCCGTTGACATGGAAAATGGGGATCCCCAGCATGCGGGCAACGGCCGTGCAATGATACGTCGAGCGACTTTCCTGAGGTGGAGTCGTAAAGCCAATTTGGTTGTTTACAATGATGTGAAGAGTCCCACCAGTCCGATACCCTTCCAAACGGGAAAGATTGAGCGTTTCCTGGACGATTCCTTGCCCCATAAAGGCTGCGTCCCCATGAATCAATAAGGGCAGGACGCTGCGCCGTTCCACGAGGTCTGCCAAACGTCTCTGCCAGGCGCGAGCCTTCCCTTCGGTCACGGGACACACCGCTTCCAAGTGACTTGGATTGGGCGTCAAATGAATCCCGACTAGCTGACCCCCGGACGTCGGCTTGCGCACGTCGTACCCCAAGTGATAGCGGATGTCTCCATCACCCAGCACCCCTTCCGGAAGGTAGTTTTCGTTAAATTCTTCAAAAAGGATCATATAGTCGACTCCCAGAACATTGGCGACCACATTGAGACGGCCTCGATGAGCCATGCCCATCACAATCTCTTGAATGCCAAGACCGGGACTCGCCTCAATGACTGCATTGAGCATGGCGACCAGTGTTTCGCCCCCTTCCAACGAAAAACGCTTTTGACCGACGAAATGGGTGTGAAGAAAACGCTCAAATTCCTCTGCTGCAATTAAGTCCCAGAGGATTCTTCGCTTTTCCTTGGGATCGACGGACTCGTCCCACAAACGCCCCTCTAGGTGGCGAGCGATCCATTGTCGCTCCCCGAATGCCTGCATGTGCATGTACTCAACAGCGACCGTTCCACAGTAGGTCTCCTCCAGAATCCGGAGGATTTCTCGCAACGTTCTGTCTCCCCCGCCGGCCAGAGATCCGGAATCAAACACCTTGTCTAGGTCTTTTTCCGAAAGACCAAACTCTTCGAGGTTAAGCTCGGGAAGGTAACCGCGATTAAATCCAAGCGGATCTAGCTTGGCAACGTAGTGCCCAAGGGTGCGGTAAGCGTAAATCAGGTCATAGACCCCCGCTTGTTTCCGCAAGTACTCCCGATCCGACTTTTGTTGATCCTCACCAGCCGTTCGCCCGAGTTCAAATCCCTGGAAAAACGACCGCCACGAAGGATCAACCGATTCCGGGTCTTCCTTCCACCGGCGGTAAAATTCTTCCAGCCAAACTGCGTTCTCTAGGGAATAGGACAAAGTCCCGCCATCCGATGGCTCGTCATCCATGGCGATAAGATTTTTTCCGTGCGATGTTGTTGTTGCTAATGAGAAAATTTACCCTAGGCCGTCGGGCTTTCAAGCCAGCTAATCTGCCGGCATTGCCGTCATTGATAGATTTCGCCCCCGGATTCTCGAAACTCCTTCGCTTTTTGGGCCAAGCCCTGGACCACGATCTCGGCCACTTGCCTACCTTGCTTGGCTGCCTCCTCGCGAACTTCCTCGGTGATCCGCATCGCACAGAACTGTGGGCCACACATCGAGCAAAAGTGTGCCACCTTGGCGGCTTCCTGGGGCAGGGACTCGTCGTGGTAACTGCGCGCTAATAGGGGATCCACGCTCAGACGAAATTGATCCTCCCAGCGGAACTCAAACCGGGCTTTACTCAGTGCGTTGTCCCACATTTGAGTCTTCGGGAACCCCTTCGCCAAGTCGGCTGCATGGGCCGCAATCCGATAGGCAATCACGCCATTTTTGACATCCTCCTTGTTCGGCAGACCCAGATGCTCCTTGGGGGTAACGTAGCAAAGCATGGCGCACCCGTGCCACGCGATCAATGCTGCTCCAATGGCACTGGCAATGTGATCATACCCTGGAGCAATATCGGTAACCAGCGGACCTAAAGTATAGAATGGAGCTTCGTGACAATCCCGCAGCTCCAGCTCCATGTTCTCCCGGATCAAGTGCATGGGAATATGACCGGGTCCCTCAATCATCACTTGCACATCGTGGTCCCAGGCAATTTTCGTGAGCTCTCCAAGCGTTTGTAGCTCCGCAAGCTGGGCCCGGTCGTTGGCGTCCGCTATGGATCCAGGGCGCAAACCGTCCCCAAGGGAAATCGCTACGTCGTACTGAGAAAGGATCTCACAGATCTCGTGAAAATGCTTGTAGAGAAAGTTTTCTTGATGATGAGCCAAGCACCACTTGGCCATAATGGAACCCCCGCGGCTGACAATGCCGCATCGCCGCCCGACGGTCCATGGAAGAAAAGCCAGCCGCACCCCGGCATGGATGGTAAAGTAATCGACTCCTTGCTCGGCCTGTTCAATTAAGGTGTCTCGGTAAAGCTCCCACGTCAGTTCCTCCGGTTTTCCTCCCACCTTTTCGACCGCCTGGTAAATGGGCACCGTTCCTACGGGGACCGGACAGTTCCGAAGGATCCATTCGCGGATCTGGTGGATATCCTTCCCTGTAGAAAGATCCATGACCGTGTCCGCACCCCATACAACGGCCCAAATCATTTTTTCGACTTCTTCCCGAATGGAGGAAGCCACGGCGGAGTTGCCGATGTTCGCGTTGACCTTCACTCGGAAGTTTCTCCCAATCAGCATGGGTTCGGATTCCGGGTGGTTGATATTGCAGGGGAGAATGGCGCGACCCCGGGCAATTTCCTGCCTTACAAATTCCGGAGTAATTTCCCGAGGAATGGCAGCACCCCAAGCCTGCCCTGGGTGCTGAAACCAAAGAGAGTCTCGTGCCAGTTCCTCTTGGGGTTGACCGGCCAAACCTAGATTTTCCCGAATGGCGGCAAATTCCATCTCAGGGGTAATGATCCCCCGACGCGCGTAATGGAGCTGAGTAACTCTTCGTCCCGACTTTGCCCGCCGAACCGGATGCTGCCGATGAACGCTGGGCACCTCCCGGTTTGCCCGGGCCTGTTCCATTTCTTTCTGATCGTAATACCCGTTGTCCAGCGGGCTAACCGGTCGCCCTGGAACTCTCTCCGTATCCCCTCGCGCCTCGATCCAGCGGAGGCGAAGAGGCGGGATCCCCTTTTCCGGATCTACCTTCTGAGATGGGTCTGTGTAGGGGCCCGCGGTGTCATAGAGGCGAACTGGCTCATTGGGTGTCTGCGTCCCACGACGATCGCGGGTGGCCGAAAGTTCCACTTCCCGAAAAGGGACGCGTACGTCGGGGTGCAAAACGCCGGACACATACACCTTGCGGGATCCCGGAAAATACTCTAGGAAGGACTCGACCGACGGTTGGGTTGCCCCTGGAGTCTTGTCTTTTGGGTCTCTTCGCGCTGTCATCGCTGTGCCCTCCTCCCTTAAGCTCCTGGTTTGTACGGTCAAAACTCTTTCTGGGATGTTTTCACAAATTTTCTGGGAACCTTGTCCCCTTTTGCAACTTATTGACTAACCTTTCTCGAGAGATACCCAGCCGCTACCTAGCGGATTCCCCGACCTGCGGGGAGGCAAGCCAAACCAATACGGTTGCCTTGCCTGAGGGTGTCTCGTGGGGCGCGGCACCCCAAGGAACACCCGCACCTCGATTCCGCTTCCCTCCGTCGCTGTCCTCCCATACGACTCACCTTCCGATAGGATAATGGTTTGGCCTCACAAGTCTACCTTCTCTTTTGATCCTCCTCGTTTGTCCTTTTCCAACATTCCGGCGACTGATAAGAAGTTGTACCACAAAAGTCCGGCCAAAGCGTCTAGGAGCGATTCTCGAGAAACAAACTCTCCCACGAGTTTTTCCGTTTCGAGTCCTTCCTTGTGAACCTCTTCCGAGTACTCCTTGATCCATTCTCGGATCATGGAACAGGTAACCTCCAAGTGGAACTGCACACCGTAAGCCAGAGTCCCTACCCGAAACGCCTGGTGTTCGCAGGGTGCCCCCCTGGCCAAAAGAATGCCAGGGCCAAGATCGCTAAACGTGTCCCCATGCCATTGGAAAACCGGGAAGCGCTGCGGGAACCCTGAAAAAAGCGGGTCCTCCCTTCCCGCTGGGGTAAGCTCCACCTCAAAAAGACCTATCTCCTTCGCAACACTTCGTGTTACGCGGCCACCCGCGGCTTTCGCCAAAAGCTGTCCCCCTAAACAAACCCCCAAAACCGGAATTCCCAACGCGATCGCCTTTTTTAGCCAAACGGTCTCCTCTCGCAGCCAAGGATACCGCGCTTCCTCATCCACATTCATGGGTCCCCCTAAAACCAGAACGGCTCCCACCTGCCAGAGGTGGGGCAAGGGTTCCCCTTGGTCTACGGCTACCTGCCGGACGGGAACACCCCAGCGGATCGCATAGTCCAGAAACCTTCCCGGCCCTTCACAAGCAATGTGCTGAAAAATAACCAAAGAACCTTTGCCCATACAGGTTCCATCCCCTGGTTGGATGATAACCCCTTAGCCAGGGCCGAACCGATCGTTCCCATCGACCCGGTTGCCGATCCAGCCCCCTACCTTTAGGGGCACCTTGAAGGACTGCACCTTTCAAGCCCATCCCGGTCCACCATTCCTTGTCCCTAGAACCGATTCGCGTATCTCCCGGGCAACGCTTTTTCCACGCACGCATACGCTGCGTGATTGTGAATACTTTCCATATTCTCGGCTTCTACTCGGTACCATGTAACCCGTGGGTGTTGATTCAATCTCACAGCGACATTACGCACCATATCTTCAACAAACACCGGGTGGTCGTAGGCATGCTCCGTTACGTATTTCTCGTCCGGCCGTTTCAAGAGCGAATATACTTGAGATGACGCGCTTGCTTCCACAATCTCAATGATCTCCTCAATCCACACGGTCTCCACAAAACGCGTAGCCACCGTCACATAACCTCTCTGATTGTGTGCGCCCCGGTCACTAATGGCTTTCGAGCAGGGGCAAAGTGTGGTTACTGGTACTGTCACCATCATTACCAAGTCAACATCAAGCCCGTGCGCTGAAGCCTCAAACCGAACCGTGTAGTCTACAAGGCCCTTTGCCCCGGTTACGGGAGCCTTTTTTTCGACAAAATAGGGAAATTCTAATGAGATATGAGCCACTTGTGCGTGCAACCTTTCCTGAAGCTGCCGTAAAATGGGCGTGATATTGGTCACATGAATGAGCCGGCCATGGGCATTCAAAATCTCAAGAAACCGACTCATGTGCGTCCCTTTATAGTGATGGGGCAAATCCACCGTCATACAAACCGTGGCAACCGTATGCTGGGACGCAAATCTTCGGTCCCGAACTTCGATGGGATACCGCAATCCCTTGACCCCTACCCGGTCAATCGGAATTCTCCGGAAATCGGTTTGACTTTGGCAGTCTGCCAGCGTGACGTGATGGTTCCTCATCGCTCCAGAAAAAGCTTGTTGTATTGTAGGGCTCTTTGGACCTTGAAGCAAATGTTGGATGAGCACTCGCTCCCATTGGAAGAAACAAGGTATCTCCAAAAATTGGCTTGCCCCTTTGGCGTTTCTTTTTGGGGCACGGCCAAAGAAAAGCGAACCAAACGATGTCCTTACGGCGATGGACCCATGCGGGGATGGGCGGCCGTCGATTGCAGTAAGAGACGGGAGCGGGATCTAGGTTTACCCTAACTACCGCGGCGCTCAAGCGAATCGACTTATGGCCCCTTGGCGTCAAAGTATGACGGGAGGAGGGGATCGGATCGACCGGGAGCCGCTCATTGGAGGATCCTTTCCTACGAATTTTTGCCCGAAAGTGAAACGGGGGAATGTGTTGGACGTTCCAAAACGGGATGGAAACGACCATGGGAGTATTGTTTCGGGCATGGACTGGAAGCTTGTCCGGAAAAGGAGGACTCCGAAAAGCAAGGGGGTTTGCAACGGCTGGCGGATTTACGGGAAGGTTAACCTGCGATCGGGTGTGCGATCGGATTAGGTCCAAGGCTTGGTCTTCGCCGTCGCCGGGAGAGCCCCCAGGTGGGAAAGGCCCGGGGAGGGGATGTGGGCGCTCATTCTTGGAAGGCAGTCGAGTAAACACACGGGTCATCCCGGTGTTCTTATTCGGTAAGGAGCAAATTTCGGAAAGAGCTCTGTGTATTTTCTCTATTTTACGCAATGGTGCTGCAGAAGAGAGGAAGATCTGGGAAAAACTACCCCACGTAACGCCTCCGGTTTGTGGGGAGGCGAGTTTTCCCGTGGGCTTATGATCATGGGTAAGCTTGGAAAAGAATGACAAAGGAATTGGGCCAGTAAAAGAGGCAGTGATTGAGAGGATCAAGAGAAGATAGGCTTGGCAACTTCCTTTTTTGAGAGGGAGAAGGTTTTCGCGGTAGCGGAGGACGCGGTGGAGGAAGGGGGCTCCCAATCGCCCAAAAGAGGTACGGAACGGGAAGAGAGGGTAGGGGAAAAGCGTGCGGTAGCCCAAGAGAACCTCTACCAGAGAGAGACCAATCCTAAAACATCACCGAATATCCTTTAGTTTTCACTCCTTCACTCAAGAAGCGGGCAATGGGAGGAGCCCGGTTTGGTGGCGCCTCAAAGAGAGGAACATGTCGCTCGCCCACGGGGGACGGTAAGCTATGGGAAGGGCAGCTGGCCCGGCCCGAGGGCGGTGGATGGCGGTAGCCCACACGAGAATAACGGCGTCCGTTTTAGGTTTGAGGCCACGAGGACCCAGCCGCTTTCGGCTTCAAGTCGTCCCGTTTCGACTCGAGCTAGAGGCCTTGATTTACCCGCCCAATTTCCCTACTGTGCTAGTAGTTAAAAGCATAAACCTTGAGGGCAGATAGCTCAACGGTAGAGCAGGTGCCTTTTAAGCACTCGGTTGGGGGTTCGAATCCCTCTCTGCCCATAACTCTTTTTGTTTTGTTTTTTTTAGGGAAACGTTTCCCCTCATTCTCATTGGCCCTTAGGCCAGCACGGCAACCCCAAAGGAAACGGTAATTTTGGCCTGTACGTTTCTGACGGTGGCTCTAGGGTTGATTCCCGATATTCCCGAGGCTCTCTTGCCGCTGGATAGCCTTTTTCCAAAATTCTGCGTACAGACCTCCTCGCCGCAAAAGGTCCTCTCCCTGGCCCTCTTCGACAATTCTCCCTTCTTTGAGCACATAGATCCAATCCATGTCGTGGACCAGAGCGAGCCGGTGGGTTACAAGCACAGTGGTTCGATCCTTTTGCAACTGGCGCAAGGTCAACAGAAGCTCTCTTTCCGTATGGGGATCCAAGGCGCTTGTGGGCTCGTCCAGGAGCAGGATCGGAGCGTCACGTAAAAAAGCCCGGGCTAGTCCGATTCTCTGGCGTTCACCCCCACTTAGAGCTGTGCCTCGCTCCCCTATTTGCGTCCGGTATCCATAGGGCAGGCGCAGAATAAAGGGCTCAGCCTGCGCCCACCGGGCCGCAGCACGCACTTCTTCCGGGGAAGCTCCTAAGTGACCGCAGGCGATATTTTCTTCGACCGTGCCAGTGAAAAGGGTTGTCTCTTGAAGGACGAAAGCGAGCTGGTTGCGCAGCGATCGTTTCTTGACGGATCGAAGGTCGATTCCATCTAGCAGGATGGATCCTTCCTGAGGATCGTAAAAGCGTGCTATAAGCGCCAAGATGGTGGTCTTGCCCGCACCTGACGGTCCCACAATACCGACTCGTGTTTTTGCGGGGATTTCTAAATGGATGTGGTTCAAAACGGGACAATCGGGCTCATAAGCGAAAGTAACATCACGAAACTCGATCCGCCCTAGAACCCTAGGCAAACAATGCGCATCTTTTCGATCGGGAACCGGGTCGGGGATATCCATTACTTCAAATACCCGGCCTAGACCCGCGCTTGCTCCTTCCAAGGCCCAGGCCGTGTACCCCATCTCCTCCAGAGGCCGATAAAGAAGGCCCACATAGCTAAGGAACACCCAAAGGTCGCCGACTGTGACCCGATGCTCCAGGACCTCCCGCGCGCCCAGGAACAAAAGCAGGGCCGTCCCGAAAGAGGTAATCCCGTCAAGCACCAAGTTGGAAAGAGAACTCGTGAGAAGCATGGAGGTATGGGTTTTTTGGCTTTGCTCGGCGTGTTGTCGAAAAAGCTCTAGCCGATATTGATCGAGGTTGTACGCCTGCACAACGGGAAGGGCATGGAGAACTTCCGTGGTCTCTGAAAGGAGTTGGGTTTCCCTTCGATGGAATTTCTCCGTCTCCCTGCGGATTCTTTCTGCAAAATACCTCACCGCGGCGGCTAGGGGAGGGACGATACCAAGCGCAACCCATGCTAATCGTTGATTTAAACGAAAAAGGAGGGCCAGAGCGCCTACGAGAGTCAGGAACGACGTGAGTACGGTCACGATCCCGCGCTGGAGGACCGTTTGAATGGCTTGGGTGTCGTAGACAACCCGATAGATTAAATCGCCCGTAGGTCGACTCCGGTGGAAGGGGAGGGAAAGTTCTTGGAGGCGGGAGAAAAGCTCGATCCTCAGGCGCACCAAAGCTTGCAGGGCACTCTGGAGGAAATAGCGATCGGCCATCATCTTGGCCCATGCACCCAAAAAGGCAGAGGTCACGAGCAGAAGGCTAGCTCCTGCAATTGCCTCCCAGCGGGAAAAAGAGGCGCCCGCGATGACAATGCGTGAAAACGAGCCCGGATCTTTCAGCACCCAGTCAATCGCCCATTTAACCGGCCAGGGACGAAACAACTGGGTTCCAAGCGAAAGAAAAAGAAAAACGCTCCCCACAACCGTGCCGAAGAGACAGGCCCGCAGGTAGCCGATAGCGCGAAGGTAGTTCTTCATCCAAGGGAAAAGGATGTGCTAGCTTGTGATGACCAAGAAGCAAATGTAGCAATCTTCTTTTTTTCTTCACGCTAACCCAGGCACGCTAAGCGAAGCGCCAGCCCAGTCCAGTTCCGGCGAAGACGAGGCTCTCGGGGCCCTCCGGAAAAGGGGGTCACGAGAGAGAATGGGGAACAGAAGAAGACCTTTACTCCCGAACGATCAGGGAAGAAAGGAGGTGGCAGTTTCTTTTCCATTGACAATCTATGCCGGTGGTACCCTAGCCTTTTGGGTGGTTCATTAATTTTTTTACATTCACACCGAGTGGTGAGGCAGTGGTTCCGGAAGACATCAAACTCATCCAACGAAGCTGGATTAAGGTAGTGGAACGGTCCAACGAAGCCGGTCGGCTTTTCTACAAGCGTCTTTTTGAAGTTCGGCCGGAAGTCCGATCCCTTTTCAAAAGAGAGATTGAGGAACAGGGACGAAAGCTCATGGACGTTCTTAACTGGGTAGTGGTCAATCTTCCCGACACTTCCGCGGTCTTAGAAGCCGCTCGAGCGTTAGCACGCCGCCATGTGGACTATGGTGTTCAAGAGGAGCACTACGAGCTTGTGGGGAAAACGCTCTTGTGGACCCTTCGCTCCGTGATTGGCGCGGAATGGACTCCGGAAGTAGAGGAAGCCTGGAGCCGAGCCTATGATGTTTTGGCGCAGACCATGGTTGAAGAACACCGCAAGGTAACCAGTGGTCGCCATGTGGAGCAAGAGCTCTTCCAGATCCTTTCGAGCGTTGCCTCCGGGCAGCCGGGAATTGTTGGAGCTGCGGTTGCCACTGAGGATGGGCTCACCGTGGTGTATACAGGATCTCAGAATCGTTCCGATCAACTGTCCCTTGCTGTCACAACCATGCGAGCACTCGGGAAGAAGATGTGTGCGAGTTTCGAAGCGGGAACCGTGCAAGAGATCAGCGTGACCGGACGTGAGCTCCAACTTTTCGTTCGAGCAGCTGGCCCAAAAGCCGCTGTAGGAATGGCCTTTCCCTCGGGAGCGTCGGAAGGTTTGGCGCATCTTTTAACGAGAATCGCGGCGGAAAAGGTCGAGAAGATTCTTGGCCGTCTCCCTTAGCCAAGCTCTTATCCTTAGAACCACTCTTTTCCTTATCCTTTTGTAACAAAGGGTGGTTGTAGGTAAATTCCGTCCTTTGGTAAAAAAAGACCCAGGGGGGCTAAAAGGCTCTCTTTTTGAAGCGTTTGACCCTGCCCAGTTTCTTTTTCAATCCGGTGCCTTAAAGGTAAAAAAACTCCCATCGTCCTC from Candidatus Methylacidithermus pantelleriae encodes:
- a CDS encoding 2-oxoglutarate dehydrogenase E1 component, whose protein sequence is MDDEPSDGGTLSYSLENAVWLEEFYRRWKEDPESVDPSWRSFFQGFELGRTAGEDQQKSDREYLRKQAGVYDLIYAYRTLGHYVAKLDPLGFNRGYLPELNLEEFGLSEKDLDKVFDSGSLAGGGDRTLREILRILEETYCGTVAVEYMHMQAFGERQWIARHLEGRLWDESVDPKEKRRILWDLIAAEEFERFLHTHFVGQKRFSLEGGETLVAMLNAVIEASPGLGIQEIVMGMAHRGRLNVVANVLGVDYMILFEEFNENYLPEGVLGDGDIRYHLGYDVRKPTSGGQLVGIHLTPNPSHLEAVCPVTEGKARAWQRRLADLVERRSVLPLLIHGDAAFMGQGIVQETLNLSRLEGYRTGGTLHIIVNNQIGFTTPPQESRSTYHCTAVARMLGIPIFHVNGDDPVAAVYVTRLALLYRQTFSRDVVIDLFCYRRHGHSEGDEPTYTQPTLYAVMAEHPPVARLFEEKLLQDGVVAPEEVAQFRKRFQEKLGKELAEAKRKQPRAELRPPLRCPELLEPVDTRVPLETLQRIGFAVTEVPAGWKFNPKILHLLSLRREMAEGRIPVDWAFAETLAFGSLLLEGIPVRLSGQDSRRGTFSQRHAVLYDTETGRPYVPLNNVSPEQATFCVYNSPLSEAGVLGFDFGYSLDYPEMLVLWEAQFGDFVNGAQVIVDQYIASSESKWGISSGIVLLLPHGYEGQGPEHSSARPERFLQLCAEDNLIVAQPTTPANFYHLLRRQALRKKPRKPLICLTPKSLLRDPRCTSPIEELAGDSFQEILPDPRVPSGAKTVIVCTGKVYYDLASFREKHGIGNEIALVRVEQLYPLHEEKVLGVFRRHSAKRIIWCQEEPRNMGAWTYMEGRLRRLLGQEILYVGREESASPATGSLGVHRLEQEDLVRRALSFSDE
- the thiC gene encoding phosphomethylpyrimidine synthase ThiC, which produces MTARRDPKDKTPGATQPSVESFLEYFPGSRKVYVSGVLHPDVRVPFREVELSATRDRRGTQTPNEPVRLYDTAGPYTDPSQKVDPEKGIPPLRLRWIEARGDTERVPGRPVSPLDNGYYDQKEMEQARANREVPSVHRQHPVRRAKSGRRVTQLHYARRGIITPEMEFAAIRENLGLAGQPQEELARDSLWFQHPGQAWGAAIPREITPEFVRQEIARGRAILPCNINHPESEPMLIGRNFRVKVNANIGNSAVASSIREEVEKMIWAVVWGADTVMDLSTGKDIHQIREWILRNCPVPVGTVPIYQAVEKVGGKPEELTWELYRDTLIEQAEQGVDYFTIHAGVRLAFLPWTVGRRCGIVSRGGSIMAKWCLAHHQENFLYKHFHEICEILSQYDVAISLGDGLRPGSIADANDRAQLAELQTLGELTKIAWDHDVQVMIEGPGHIPMHLIRENMELELRDCHEAPFYTLGPLVTDIAPGYDHIASAIGAALIAWHGCAMLCYVTPKEHLGLPNKEDVKNGVIAYRIAAHAADLAKGFPKTQMWDNALSKARFEFRWEDQFRLSVDPLLARSYHDESLPQEAAKVAHFCSMCGPQFCAMRITEEVREEAAKQGRQVAEIVVQGLAQKAKEFRESGGEIYQ
- a CDS encoding 2-oxo acid dehydrogenase subunit E2, whose protein sequence is MPGDVRVPSVGESVTYGVLQRWLKKRGDLVEVGEPLFELETDKVTTEVYAEERGRLIPLIAEGSRVEPGQVVARIEEWVPEEEEGGPPSPPLSEVGPEEEKKLESPAAREPTAAPVSPPSSPEVQAQLSFEPKPAHRPRVTRRKMSPLRLKLAERLVRTQAETAQLTTFAEADMSSIQAVRNRYRDQFLERYGVKLGLVPFFVRAVVRALQAIPQLNSYIEGEEIVQNHYYDIGVAVSTDRGLVVPVIRDADQLSLAELAREIHRFAEKARTGKLSLEDLEGGVFTVTNGGVFGSLLSTPLLNPPQSGILGMHAIIERPVAIEGRVEIRPMMYLALTYDHRVVDGREAIGFLKLVKEFVENPAVDLLGL
- a CDS encoding type 1 glutamine amidotransferase gives rise to the protein MGKGSLVIFQHIACEGPGRFLDYAIRWGVPVRQVAVDQGEPLPHLWQVGAVLVLGGPMNVDEEARYPWLREETVWLKKAIALGIPVLGVCLGGQLLAKAAGGRVTRSVAKEIGLFEVELTPAGREDPLFSGFPQRFPVFQWHGDTFSDLGPGILLARGAPCEHQAFRVGTLAYGVQFHLEVTCSMIREWIKEYSEEVHKEGLETEKLVGEFVSRESLLDALAGLLWYNFLSVAGMLEKDKRGGSKEKVDL
- the folE2 gene encoding GTP cyclohydrolase FolE2 — translated: MRNHHVTLADCQSQTDFRRIPIDRVGVKGLRYPIEVRDRRFASQHTVATVCMTVDLPHHYKGTHMSRFLEILNAHGRLIHVTNITPILRQLQERLHAQVAHISLEFPYFVEKKAPVTGAKGLVDYTVRFEASAHGLDVDLVMMVTVPVTTLCPCSKAISDRGAHNQRGYVTVATRFVETVWIEEIIEIVEASASSQVYSLLKRPDEKYVTEHAYDHPVFVEDMVRNVAVRLNQHPRVTWYRVEAENMESIHNHAAYACVEKALPGRYANRF